The following coding sequences are from one Ctenopharyngodon idella isolate HZGC_01 chromosome 17, HZGC01, whole genome shotgun sequence window:
- the brms1la gene encoding breast cancer metastasis-suppressor 1-like protein-A: MPVHSREKKESNHEEMEVDFGEQEGSSSEDEDTESSSVSEDGESSEMDDEDCERRRMECIDEMTNLEKQFTDLKDQLYKERLSQVDAKLQEVMSGKAPEYLEPLATLQENMQVRTKVAGIYRELCLESVKNKYDCETQAALQHWESEKLLLFDTVQSELEEKIRRLEEDRHSIDITSELWNDELQSRKNKKKDPFSPDKKKKPVVVSGPYIVYMLQDLDILEDWTAIRKAMATLGPHRVKTDVSSKSDKHQHNARSEDGRLFYDGEWYSRGQAICIDKKDEYPTSAIITTINHDEVWFKRVDGSKSKLYISQLQKGKYTIKHA; encoded by the exons ATGCCAGTGCACTCGAGAGAAAAGAAGGAGAGCAACCATGAAGAGATGGAGGTGGATTTCGGTGAGCAAGAGGGGAGCAGTTCAGAAGATGAGGATACAGAGAGCTCTTCTGTCTCTGAGGATGGAGAAAGTTCAG AAATGGACGATGAGGACTGTGAAAGGAGAAGGATGGAATGCATTGACGAAATGACCAATCTAGAAAAACAATTCACTGACCTCAAAGACCA GTTATATAAAGAGAGACTAAGTCAAGTTGATGCCAAACTCCAGGAAGTGATGTCTGGAAAGGCCCCTGAGTACCTGGAACCTCTTGCAACTCTTCAAGAGAATATGCAAGTTAGAACTAAAGTTGCAG GTATCTACAGagagttgtgcttggagtcagtGAAGAATAAATACGACTGTGAAACCCAAGCAGCGCTCCAGCACTGGGAG AGTGAGAAACTCTTATTATTTGATACGGTTCAGAGTGAACTGGAGGAGAAGATCAGACGTTTGGAGGAAGACCGCCATAGTATAGATATTACCTCAG AGCTCTGGAATGACGAGTTACAatcaagaaaaaacaaaaagaaagatcCCTTCAGtccagacaaaaagaaaaagccTGTTGTTGTGTCAG GCCCATATATAGTTTACATGCTGCAAGACCTGGATATACTGGAGGACTGGACTGCTATTAGAAAG GCCATGGCAACATTAGGACCTCACAGAGTAAAGACTGATG TCTCTTCAAAGAGTGACAAACACCAGCACAATGCCCGCTCGGAGGATGGACGCTTGTTTTACGACGGGGAATGGTACAGCCGTGGGCAAGCCATATGTATTGACAAGAAAGACGAGTATCCTACGAG TGCTATAATAACTACAATCAATCATGATGAAGTCTGGTTTAAACGAGTCGATGGGAGCAAGTCAAAACTCTACATCTCACAGCTTCAGAAAGGCAAATACACCATAAAACATGCCTGA
- the lrrc57 gene encoding leucine-rich repeat-containing protein 57 encodes MGNSALKAHLETSQKTGVFQLTGKGLTEFPEDLQKLTANLRTVDLSNNKIEVLPAFIGGFQQLKSLTISSNKLTSLPNDIGKLKKLETLILNGNQLKQLPVSVGQLKSLRTLSLSGNHFKEFPTGLSSLRQLDVLDLSKNQIHVVPAEVAELQAIEINLNQNQISTLAPEVSRAPRLKVLRLEENCLELTSIPISILTESQVSLLSVEGNLFEVKKMRDLEGYDKYMERFTATKKKFA; translated from the exons ATGGGGAACAGTGCACTCAAAGCTCATTTGGAAACATCTCAGAAGACGGGAGTCTTTCAGCTGACCGGAAAGGGTTTGACAGAG TTCCCAGAAGATCTGCAGAAACTCACCGCAAACCTGCGGACAGTTGATCTGTCCAACAACAAAATCGAGGTGCTTCCAGCATTCATAGGAGGCTTCCAGCAACTCAAGAGTCTTACCATAAGCAGCAATAAACTGA CCAGTCTACCAAATGATATCGGGAAACTCAAGAAGCTGGAGACTCTTATTTTAAATGGGAACCAGCTAAAACAACTTCCTGTGTCAGTGGGACAGCTGAAGTCCTTGCGTACCTTGAGCCTGTCTGGGAATCACTTCAAGGAGTTTCCCACTGGACTCAGCAGCCTTCGCCAGCTCGATGTTCTGGACCTGTCTAAGAATCAGATCCATGTGGTTCCTGCAGAGGTGGCCGAACTGCAAGCCATTGAAATCAACCTCAATCAGAACCAG ATTTCAACCCTGGCTCCAGAGGTGTCTCGTGCTCCCAGactgaaggtcttacggctggAGGAGAACTGTCTGGAGCTCACCTCTATCCCGATCTCCATCCTCACAGAGTCCCAGGTGTCCCTGCTGTCTGTGGAGGGCAACCTGTTTGAAGTGAAAAAAATGCGTGACCTAGAAGGATATGATAAA TACATGGAACGTTTCACTGCAACCAAGAAGAAATTTGCGTGA
- the il17a/f2 gene encoding interleukin 17a/f2, which yields MFLGFFNAKYMVLLCALASLTFAKQREKHMCDTGLMISDDFYGSHSEDMEGNGNIHTRSLSAWTWIPKISHDRIPQVIYEAQCKSEYCTLPTGVDERLNSLPIYQDILVLKQDSKDKKCFRTTFERVIVGCTCVWAKTS from the exons ATGTTTCTGGGCTTCTTCAACGCTAAATACATG GTTTTACTCTGTGCACTGGCAAGCCTCACGTTTGCCAAACAAAGGGAGAAACATATGTGCGACACTGGTTTGATGATCTCCGATGACTTCTATGGCTCTCATTCAGAGGACATGGAGGGAAATGGCAACATCCACACCCGCTCACTCTCTGCATGGACCTGGAT aCCAAAGATTTCACACGACAGAATACCACAGGTCATCTATGAAGCACAGTGCAAATCAGAATATTGCACCCTTCCTACTGGTGTGGATGAGAGACTGAACTCTCTACCCATATATCAGGACATCCTGGTTCTGAAACAGGATTCAAAGGACAAGAAGTGCTTCAGGACAACTTTTGAGAGAGTAATAGTGGGCTGTACATGTGTCTGGGCCAAAACTTCCTAA
- the il17a/f1 gene encoding interleukin 17a/f1 → MNATMSSALNIQVLVVACMMGLVLISFGAEGAPSKHLPKKGSGHHRSSDESDPSSSYRLILDSEFKAAKPIRPLNNDSISPWTYTFTHDENLYPSSIAEAKCSLTGCLIDGSEDYLSQPIYTQIMVLRRIRGEKHNYSFRIEYKTIAVGCTCIRPYVEHV, encoded by the exons ATGAATGCAACAATGTCATCAGCGTTAAACATCCAGGTCCTCGTG gTGGCTTGTATGATGGGGCTCGTTTTAATATCATTTGGAGCTGAGGGGGCACCTTCGAAGCATCTTCCGAAGAAAGGAAGCGGCCACCACAGGTCATCAGATGAATCGGATCCATCTTCATCATACCGGTTGATCTTGGATTCTGAGTTTAAGGCGGCCAAACCGATCCGTCCATTAAACAACGACTCCATCTCTCCATGGACCTACAC GTTTACGCATGACGAGAACCTGTACCCTTCTAGCATCGCAGAGGCGAAGTGTTCGCTGACTGGATGTTTGATCGATGGCAGTGAGGATTACCTGTCCCAACCTATTTACACCCAAATCATGGTCTTGAGGAGAATTCGAGGAGAAAAGCACAACTATTCCTTTAGAATTGAGTACAAAACCATCGCAGTGGGATGCACCTGCATTCGTCCATATGTAGAACACGTTTAA
- the stmn4l gene encoding stathmin-like 4, like isoform X2, protein MTLAAYREKMKELPLVSFFCSCILPEPREKPTKKTQDVVDLNLCIIKDMEVIELNKRSSGQAFEVILRPPSFDGQREFHPTFPPRRDPSLEEIQKKLDAAEERRKCQEAELLKHLAEKREHEREVAQKAIEEHNNFIKMAKEKLEQRMEINKENREAHIAAMLERLQEKDKHAEEVP, encoded by the exons ATGACTCTTGCAG CATACAGAGAGAAGATGAAGGAGCTCCCTCTAGTGTCGTTCTTCTGCTCCTGCATCCTACCAGAGCCTCGGGAAAAGCCCACCAAGAAAACACAAG ATGTTGTGGACCTCAACCTGTGCATCATTAAAGATATGGAGGTGATCGAGCTAAACAAGCGGTCATCGGGCCAGGCCTTTGAGGTCATCCTCAGACCGCCGTCTTTTGATGGTCAGAGGGAATTTCATCCCACTTTCCCACCTCGCAGGGACCCTTCGCTGGAAGAGATCCAGAAGAAACTGGATGCTGCTGAGGAGAGAagaaag TGTCAGGAAGCTGAACTTCTGAAGCACTTGGCTGAGAAGAGAGAACATGAACGAGAAGTGGCCCAGAAAGCCATAGAGGAACACAACAACTTCATCAAGATGGCCAAAGAAAAACTGGAGCAAAGAATGGAGATTAACAAAGAGAACAGGGAGGCCCACATCGCTGCCATGCTGGAACGTCTTCAGGAGAAG GACAAGCATGCTGAGGAG GTGCCTTGA
- the stmn4l gene encoding stathmin-like 4, like isoform X1: protein MTLAAYREKMKELPLVSFFCSCILPEPREKPTKKTQDVVDLNLCIIKDMEVIELNKRSSGQAFEVILRPPSFDGQREFHPTFPPRRDPSLEEIQKKLDAAEERRKCQEAELLKHLAEKREHEREVAQKAIEEHNNFIKMAKEKLEQRMEINKENREAHIAAMLERLQEKDKHAEEVRKNKEHMELDWQ, encoded by the exons ATGACTCTTGCAG CATACAGAGAGAAGATGAAGGAGCTCCCTCTAGTGTCGTTCTTCTGCTCCTGCATCCTACCAGAGCCTCGGGAAAAGCCCACCAAGAAAACACAAG ATGTTGTGGACCTCAACCTGTGCATCATTAAAGATATGGAGGTGATCGAGCTAAACAAGCGGTCATCGGGCCAGGCCTTTGAGGTCATCCTCAGACCGCCGTCTTTTGATGGTCAGAGGGAATTTCATCCCACTTTCCCACCTCGCAGGGACCCTTCGCTGGAAGAGATCCAGAAGAAACTGGATGCTGCTGAGGAGAGAagaaag TGTCAGGAAGCTGAACTTCTGAAGCACTTGGCTGAGAAGAGAGAACATGAACGAGAAGTGGCCCAGAAAGCCATAGAGGAACACAACAACTTCATCAAGATGGCCAAAGAAAAACTGGAGCAAAGAATGGAGATTAACAAAGAGAACAGGGAGGCCCACATCGCTGCCATGCTGGAACGTCTTCAGGAGAAG GACAAGCATGCTGAGGAGGTGAGGAAAAACAAGGAACACATGGAACTGGACTGGCAGTAG